From Nicotiana tabacum cultivar K326 chromosome 22, ASM71507v2, whole genome shotgun sequence, one genomic window encodes:
- the LOC107829830 gene encoding histone-lysine N-methyltransferase ATXR7 isoform X3: MVSLWLHSGFSDASYSSTTSLDSRQLKRLFVVLIANDFKIKVTPASCIHRLIHHADNKFRPFTLNSLISSWTTATPGALMSNSNGHETAFLPDFVSEISHEVCSQLHMVIMKAARRTLLDEIVSHAISECISKKKDHKKVTNQSVKMSSPSTRMSAGFSGSKALVAPESSTKAPNLLDQKSPTAEISLQSSGSSKSVGSFENFCESYTVVCRTLFDSSMQSIWNAVFYDHVSEFASAWRKKKRWSPPCPMVESNILAKSYTNCTTKLSTEVLQVDEEYFGCDLDLPPGFEEKIVTVDLPSVFSSKDCTAKLSTEVLQVDQESFGCDLDLPPGFETKNVTVNLPSVSSSKDCTAKLSTEGLQVDQESFGCDLDLPPGFETKNVTVNLPSVSSSKDCTAKLSTEGLQVEQESFDCDLDSPPGFETEKVTVELPSVSSSFNDEKGLSKFSHAMDSEANDRMQLILDCVLEELHLSAKMSLEEYFTSLLHEEVTGKVHSLEDGMITKVAEDSNICLGVASENDSSDAISVSENLSCIDIQNTSLPEKSLHQNSIDTYMIPSSYCLSSAFQKSACLDNAAIDKMTDELQPPQCEAVPVQTSKVRLARSDDHILRIVWYAILSNCRQKVHEKALGELKFFLLDDLIRKFLTTWCSAKRRGKPEDSEVTRSKAYNEKRDNSPVALSKSVDGFPKVPTVAGKYTYYRKKKMVKRMSGSSLQPLPDRDVGFQKRSSNKSRKQDLLGEATESAKGVNAASSVKEIGLKECRRELFTSVAPPSSVINCNTISEKVASVSRAGRSNATRKKLKATFVAEDSGDIGKVDGDVGFKKRSNKSRKQDLLGEATESTKGDNAASSVKEIRLKECRGELFTDASLVVPPSPVINCNTISEKVASVSRAGRSNATRKKLKSTFVAEDSGGIGKVDGDVGFKKRSSNKSRKQDLLEEATESTKGDNATSSVKKIELKDCHRELFTNASLVVPPSVVINSNTIPEKVASFSKVGRSNASCKKLKVAFDSEGSSDNGRVAEVVNRELGTLEMQPTASLKKTPQLAKLPKLNKRKLEYNMSASRSRKIQRVSSGAGSQPATKEVIVEKKQKGKSRTAKHCPQSDGCARSSIIGWEWHKWSLKATPAERARVRGITIDHIQSVSSDANGSQVLNAKGISARTNRVKLRNLLAAADGADLLKATQLKARKKRLRFQRSKIHDWGLLALEPIEAEDFVIEYVGELIRRRVSDIREHYYEKIGIGSSYLFRLDDDYVVDATKRGGIARFINHSCEPNCYTKVISVEGQKKIFIYAKRHIAAGEEITYNYKFPLEEKKIPCNCGSKRCRGSMN, translated from the exons ATGGTATCATTATGGTTACATTCTGGATTCAGTGATG CCTCATATAGCTCAACTACTAGTTTGGATTCTAGGCAGCTGAAAAGACTGTTCGTGGTTCTCATCGCCAatgattttaaaatcaaagtGACTCCGGCCAGTTGCATCCATAGATTG ATACATCATGCTGATAATAAGTTCAGACCCTTTACTCTGAACTCTTTAATAAGCAGTTGGACTACGGCTACCCCTGGAGCTCTTATGTCTAATTCCAATGGGCATGAGACTGCCTTTCTACCAGATTTTGTATCTGAGATTTCTCATGAAGTATGCTCACAGCTTCATATGGTGATCATGAAAGCAGCTCGTAGGACTCTGCTCGATGAGATTGTTAGTCATGCAATTTCAGAGTGCATCTCTAAAAAGAAAGATCACAAGAAAGTCACTAATCAGTCTGTCAAAATGTCCTCCCCTAGTACCAGAATG TCTGCAGGTTTTAGTGGCAGTAAGGCCTTAGTTGCTCCTGAGAGCAGTACAAAAGCTCCTAATCTTCTTGACCAGAAATCTCCTACTGCTGAAATTTCTTTGCAGTCTTCAGGAAGTTCAAAATCTGTCGGAAGCTTTGAGAACTTTTGTGAATCTTATACAGTTGTCTGCAGAACGTTATTCGACTCTTCCATGCAAAGCATCTGGAATGCTGTCTTCTATGACCATGTCTCAGAGTTTGCATCTGCGTGGAGGAAGAAAAAGCGATGGTCACCTCCTTGTCCTATGGTTGAATCAAACATTCTAGCAAAGTCGTACACCAACTGCACCACAAAGCTCTCTACTGAAGTT TTGCAAGTGGACGAAGAATATTTTGGCTGTGATCTTGATTTACCTCCAGGGTTTGAGGAGAAGATTGTGACAGTGGATTTGCCTTCAGTTTTTTCATCAAAAGATTGCACCGCAAAGCTCTCCACTGAAGTC TTGCAAGTGGATCAAGAATCTTTCGGCTGTGATCTTGATCTCCCCCCAGGGTTTGAGACAAAGAATGTGACAGTGAATTTGCCTTCAGTTTCGTCATCAAAAGATTGCACCGCAAAGCTTTCTACTGAAGGC TTGCAAGTGGATCAAGAATCTTTCGGCTGTGATCTTGATCTCCCCCCAGGGTTTGAGACAAAGAATGTGACAGTGAATTTGCCTTCAGTTTCGTCATCAAAAGATTGCACCGCAAAGCTTTCTACTGAAGGC TTGCAAGTGGAGCAAGAATCTTTCGACTGTGATCTTGATTCCCCCCCAGGGTTTGAGACAGAGAAAGTGACAGTGGAGTTGCCTTCAGTTTCTTCATCTTTTAATGATGAAAAGGGGTTGTCTAAATTCAGTCATGCAATGGACTCTGAAGCTAATGACCGTATGCAACTTATCCTTGATTGTGTATTGGAAGAACTCCACCTGTCTGCTAAGATGTCATTGGAAGAATACTTTACCAGCCTTTTGCATGAAGAGGTGACGGGAAAAGTTCATTCTCTTGAAGATGGCATGATAACCAAG GTTGCTGAGGACTCGAATATTTGTCTTGGTGTTGCAAGTGAAAATGATTCTTCTGATGCCATTTCGGTTTCAGAAAACTTATCATGTATAGATATTCAGAACACTTCACTGCCCGAAAAATCATTGCACCAGAACTCTATTGATACATACATGATTCCTTCATCTTATTGTCTTTCAAGTGCATTTCAGAAGTCTGCTTGTTTAGACAATGCCGCCATAGATAAAATGACTGACGAGCTGCAACCACCTCAATGTGAAGCTGTTCCTGTGCAAACTTCTAAAGTTCGGCTTGCTAGGTCTGATGATCATATTCTGAGGATAGTATGGTATGCTATCCTGTCAAATTGCCGGCAGAAGGTACACGAGAAAGCACTGGGAGAGTTGAAATTTTTTCTTCTTGATGACTTAATTAGAAAATTTTTGACGACTTGGTGTTCTGCGAAGAGACGTGGTAAACCAGAGGATTCTGAG GTTACAAGAAGCAAAGCGTATAACGAGAAACGTGATAACTCTCCAGTTGCATTGAGCAAAAGCGTGGATGGTTTTCCTAAGGTACCTACAGTAGCAGGGAAATACACATACTACCGGAAGAAAAAGATGGTCAAAAGAATGTCAGGTTCTTCACTGCAGCCTCTTCCTGATAGAGACGTTGGCTTTCAAAAGAGATCTTCTAACAAGTCAAGGAAACAAGATCTCTTGGGGGAGGCAACAGAGAGCGCTAAAGGTGTCAATGCAGCTTCAAGTGTTAAGGAAATTGGGCTGAAAGAATGTCGCAGAGAGTTGTTCACTTCAGTTGCTCCTCCATCATCGGTTATTAATTGCAATACAATCTCAGAGAAGGTTGCCTctgtttccagag CGGGGAGAAGTAATGCAACCCGCAAGAAACTGAAAGCTACTTTTGTTGCTGAGGATTCCGGTGATATTGGGAAGGTTGATGGAGACGTTGGCTTCAAAAAGAGATCTAACAAGTCAAGGAAACAAGATCTCTTGGGGGAGGCAACAGAGAGTACTAAAGGTGACAATGCAGCTTCAAGTGTTAAGGAAATTCGGCTGAAAGAATGTCGCGGAGAGTTGTTCACTGATGCTTCTTTAGTTGTTCCTCCATCACCGGTTATTAATTGTAACACTATCTCAGAGAAGGTTGCATCTGTCTCCCGAG CGGGGAGAAGTAATGCAACCCGCAAGAAACTGAAGTCTACTTTTGTTGCTGAGGATTCTGGTGGTATTGGGAAAGTTGATGGAGATGTTGGATTCAAAAAGAGATCTTCTAACAAGTCAAGGAAACAAGATCTCTTGGAGGAGGCAACTGAGAGCACTAAAGGTGACAATGCAACTTCAAGTGTGAAGAAAATTGAGCTGAAAGATTGTCACAGAGAGTTGTTCACTAATGCTTCTTTAGTTGTTCCTCCATCAGTGGTTATTAATTCTAACACTATCCCAGAGAAAGTTGCATCTTTCTCCAAAG TGGGGAGAAGTAATGCAAGCTGCAAAAAACTAAAGGTTGCTTTTGACTCTGAAGGCTCCAGTGACAATGGAAGGGTAGCTGAGGTTGTGAACAGAGAATTGGGCACACTTGAAATGCAACCTACTGCTTCTCTGAAAAAGACTCCTCAAT TGGCCAAATTACCAAAGTTGAATAAGAGAAAACTCGAGTATAATATGTCAGCATCTCGTTCAAGAAAAATTCAGAGAGTATCAAGTGGTGCTGGCAGCCAACCAGCAACTAAGGAGGTTATTGTAGAGAAGAAACAGAAGGGTAAATCCCGGACAGCAAAACATTGTCCACAATCAGATGGCTGTGCTCGATCTTCCATCATTGGTTGGGAATGGCATAAATGGTCGTTGAAGGCAACTCCTGCTGAAAGGGCTCGTGTTAGGGGAATTACTATTGATCATATTCAATCTGTCAGTTCAGATGCTAATGGTTCTCAAGTGTTGAATGCTAAGGGAATTTCTGCAAGAACAAATAGGGTTAAGTTGCGCAACCTCCTTGCTGCTGCCGATGGTGCAGATCTCTTGAAAGCTACTCAGTTGAAG GCGAGGAAGAAGCGCCTACGCTTCCAACGAAGTAAGATACATGACTGGGGTCTTCTTGCCCTTGAGCCGATTGAGGCTGAAGACTTTGTCATTGAATATGTTGGGGAGCTTATACGTCGGCGT GTATCCGACATACGAGAGCACTATTATGAGAAGATTGGAATTGGGAGCAGTTACCTTTTCAGACTGGACGATGATTATGTG GTTGATGCAACAAAACGTGGTGGTATAGCCAGATTCATAAACCATTCTTGTGAG CCGAATTGCTATACAAAAGTTATAAGTGTTGAGGGTCAGAAAAAGATCTTCATATATGCTAAGCGGCATATTGCAGCTGGTGAAGAGATTACTTACAATTACAAATTTCCTTTGGAGGAAAAGAAGATCCCCTGCAACTGTGGTTCCAAGAG GTGTCGTGGCTCAATGAATTGA
- the LOC107829830 gene encoding histone-lysine N-methyltransferase ATXR7 isoform X4 yields MSNSNGHETAFLPDFVSEISHEVCSQLHMVIMKAARRTLLDEIVSHAISECISKKKDHKKVTNQSVKMSSPSTRMSAGFSGSKALVAPESSTKAPNLLDQKSPTAEISLQSSGSSKSVGSFENFCESYTVVCRTLFDSSMQSIWNAVFYDHVSEFASAWRKKKRWSPPCPMVESNILAKSYTNCTTKLSTEVLQVDEEYFGCDLDLPPGFEEKIVTVDLPSVFSSKDCTAKLSTEVLQVDQESFGCDLDLPPGFETKNVTVNLPSVSSSKDCTAKLSTEGLQVDQESFGCDLDLPPGFETKNVTVNLPSVSSSKDCTAKLSTEGLQVEQESFDCDLDSPPGFETEKVTVELPSVSSSFNDEKGLSKFSHAMDSEANDRMQLILDCVLEELHLSAKMSLEEYFTSLLHEEVTGKVHSLEDGMITKVAEDSNICLGVASENDSSDAISVSENLSCIDIQNTSLPEKSLHQNSIDTYMIPSSYCLSSAFQKSACLDNAAIDKMTDELQPPQCEAVPVQTSKVRLARSDDHILRIVWYAILSNCRQKVHEKALGELKFFLLDDLIRKFLTTWCSAKRRGKPEDSEVTRSKAYNEKRDNSPVALSKSVDGFPKVPTVAGKYTYYRKKKMVKRMSGSSLQPLPDRDVGFQKRSSNKSRKQDLLGEATESAKGVNAASSVKEIGLKECRRELFTSVAPPSSVINCNTISEKVASVSRAGRSNATRKKLKATFVAEDSGDIGKVDGDVGFKKRSNKSRKQDLLGEATESTKGDNAASSVKEIRLKECRGELFTDASLVVPPSPVINCNTISEKVASVSRAGRSNATRKKLKSTFVAEDSGGIGKVDGDVGFKKRSSNKSRKQDLLEEATESTKGDNATSSVKKIELKDCHRELFTNASLVVPPSVVINSNTIPEKVASFSKVGRSNASCKKLKVAFDSEGSSDNGRVAEVVNRELGTLEMQPTASLKKTPQLAKLPKLNKRKLEYNMSASRSRKIQRVSSGAGSQPATKEVIVEKKQKGKSRTAKHCPQSDGCARSSIIGWEWHKWSLKATPAERARVRGITIDHIQSVSSDANGSQVLNAKGISARTNRVKLRNLLAAADGADLLKATQLKARKKRLRFQRSKIHDWGLLALEPIEAEDFVIEYVGELIRRRVSDIREHYYEKIGIGSSYLFRLDDDYVVDATKRGGIARFINHSCEPNCYTKVISVEGQKKIFIYAKRHIAAGEEITYNYKFPLEEKKIPCNCGSKRCRGSMN; encoded by the exons ATGTCTAATTCCAATGGGCATGAGACTGCCTTTCTACCAGATTTTGTATCTGAGATTTCTCATGAAGTATGCTCACAGCTTCATATGGTGATCATGAAAGCAGCTCGTAGGACTCTGCTCGATGAGATTGTTAGTCATGCAATTTCAGAGTGCATCTCTAAAAAGAAAGATCACAAGAAAGTCACTAATCAGTCTGTCAAAATGTCCTCCCCTAGTACCAGAATG TCTGCAGGTTTTAGTGGCAGTAAGGCCTTAGTTGCTCCTGAGAGCAGTACAAAAGCTCCTAATCTTCTTGACCAGAAATCTCCTACTGCTGAAATTTCTTTGCAGTCTTCAGGAAGTTCAAAATCTGTCGGAAGCTTTGAGAACTTTTGTGAATCTTATACAGTTGTCTGCAGAACGTTATTCGACTCTTCCATGCAAAGCATCTGGAATGCTGTCTTCTATGACCATGTCTCAGAGTTTGCATCTGCGTGGAGGAAGAAAAAGCGATGGTCACCTCCTTGTCCTATGGTTGAATCAAACATTCTAGCAAAGTCGTACACCAACTGCACCACAAAGCTCTCTACTGAAGTT TTGCAAGTGGACGAAGAATATTTTGGCTGTGATCTTGATTTACCTCCAGGGTTTGAGGAGAAGATTGTGACAGTGGATTTGCCTTCAGTTTTTTCATCAAAAGATTGCACCGCAAAGCTCTCCACTGAAGTC TTGCAAGTGGATCAAGAATCTTTCGGCTGTGATCTTGATCTCCCCCCAGGGTTTGAGACAAAGAATGTGACAGTGAATTTGCCTTCAGTTTCGTCATCAAAAGATTGCACCGCAAAGCTTTCTACTGAAGGC TTGCAAGTGGATCAAGAATCTTTCGGCTGTGATCTTGATCTCCCCCCAGGGTTTGAGACAAAGAATGTGACAGTGAATTTGCCTTCAGTTTCGTCATCAAAAGATTGCACCGCAAAGCTTTCTACTGAAGGC TTGCAAGTGGAGCAAGAATCTTTCGACTGTGATCTTGATTCCCCCCCAGGGTTTGAGACAGAGAAAGTGACAGTGGAGTTGCCTTCAGTTTCTTCATCTTTTAATGATGAAAAGGGGTTGTCTAAATTCAGTCATGCAATGGACTCTGAAGCTAATGACCGTATGCAACTTATCCTTGATTGTGTATTGGAAGAACTCCACCTGTCTGCTAAGATGTCATTGGAAGAATACTTTACCAGCCTTTTGCATGAAGAGGTGACGGGAAAAGTTCATTCTCTTGAAGATGGCATGATAACCAAG GTTGCTGAGGACTCGAATATTTGTCTTGGTGTTGCAAGTGAAAATGATTCTTCTGATGCCATTTCGGTTTCAGAAAACTTATCATGTATAGATATTCAGAACACTTCACTGCCCGAAAAATCATTGCACCAGAACTCTATTGATACATACATGATTCCTTCATCTTATTGTCTTTCAAGTGCATTTCAGAAGTCTGCTTGTTTAGACAATGCCGCCATAGATAAAATGACTGACGAGCTGCAACCACCTCAATGTGAAGCTGTTCCTGTGCAAACTTCTAAAGTTCGGCTTGCTAGGTCTGATGATCATATTCTGAGGATAGTATGGTATGCTATCCTGTCAAATTGCCGGCAGAAGGTACACGAGAAAGCACTGGGAGAGTTGAAATTTTTTCTTCTTGATGACTTAATTAGAAAATTTTTGACGACTTGGTGTTCTGCGAAGAGACGTGGTAAACCAGAGGATTCTGAG GTTACAAGAAGCAAAGCGTATAACGAGAAACGTGATAACTCTCCAGTTGCATTGAGCAAAAGCGTGGATGGTTTTCCTAAGGTACCTACAGTAGCAGGGAAATACACATACTACCGGAAGAAAAAGATGGTCAAAAGAATGTCAGGTTCTTCACTGCAGCCTCTTCCTGATAGAGACGTTGGCTTTCAAAAGAGATCTTCTAACAAGTCAAGGAAACAAGATCTCTTGGGGGAGGCAACAGAGAGCGCTAAAGGTGTCAATGCAGCTTCAAGTGTTAAGGAAATTGGGCTGAAAGAATGTCGCAGAGAGTTGTTCACTTCAGTTGCTCCTCCATCATCGGTTATTAATTGCAATACAATCTCAGAGAAGGTTGCCTctgtttccagag CGGGGAGAAGTAATGCAACCCGCAAGAAACTGAAAGCTACTTTTGTTGCTGAGGATTCCGGTGATATTGGGAAGGTTGATGGAGACGTTGGCTTCAAAAAGAGATCTAACAAGTCAAGGAAACAAGATCTCTTGGGGGAGGCAACAGAGAGTACTAAAGGTGACAATGCAGCTTCAAGTGTTAAGGAAATTCGGCTGAAAGAATGTCGCGGAGAGTTGTTCACTGATGCTTCTTTAGTTGTTCCTCCATCACCGGTTATTAATTGTAACACTATCTCAGAGAAGGTTGCATCTGTCTCCCGAG CGGGGAGAAGTAATGCAACCCGCAAGAAACTGAAGTCTACTTTTGTTGCTGAGGATTCTGGTGGTATTGGGAAAGTTGATGGAGATGTTGGATTCAAAAAGAGATCTTCTAACAAGTCAAGGAAACAAGATCTCTTGGAGGAGGCAACTGAGAGCACTAAAGGTGACAATGCAACTTCAAGTGTGAAGAAAATTGAGCTGAAAGATTGTCACAGAGAGTTGTTCACTAATGCTTCTTTAGTTGTTCCTCCATCAGTGGTTATTAATTCTAACACTATCCCAGAGAAAGTTGCATCTTTCTCCAAAG TGGGGAGAAGTAATGCAAGCTGCAAAAAACTAAAGGTTGCTTTTGACTCTGAAGGCTCCAGTGACAATGGAAGGGTAGCTGAGGTTGTGAACAGAGAATTGGGCACACTTGAAATGCAACCTACTGCTTCTCTGAAAAAGACTCCTCAAT TGGCCAAATTACCAAAGTTGAATAAGAGAAAACTCGAGTATAATATGTCAGCATCTCGTTCAAGAAAAATTCAGAGAGTATCAAGTGGTGCTGGCAGCCAACCAGCAACTAAGGAGGTTATTGTAGAGAAGAAACAGAAGGGTAAATCCCGGACAGCAAAACATTGTCCACAATCAGATGGCTGTGCTCGATCTTCCATCATTGGTTGGGAATGGCATAAATGGTCGTTGAAGGCAACTCCTGCTGAAAGGGCTCGTGTTAGGGGAATTACTATTGATCATATTCAATCTGTCAGTTCAGATGCTAATGGTTCTCAAGTGTTGAATGCTAAGGGAATTTCTGCAAGAACAAATAGGGTTAAGTTGCGCAACCTCCTTGCTGCTGCCGATGGTGCAGATCTCTTGAAAGCTACTCAGTTGAAG GCGAGGAAGAAGCGCCTACGCTTCCAACGAAGTAAGATACATGACTGGGGTCTTCTTGCCCTTGAGCCGATTGAGGCTGAAGACTTTGTCATTGAATATGTTGGGGAGCTTATACGTCGGCGT GTATCCGACATACGAGAGCACTATTATGAGAAGATTGGAATTGGGAGCAGTTACCTTTTCAGACTGGACGATGATTATGTG GTTGATGCAACAAAACGTGGTGGTATAGCCAGATTCATAAACCATTCTTGTGAG CCGAATTGCTATACAAAAGTTATAAGTGTTGAGGGTCAGAAAAAGATCTTCATATATGCTAAGCGGCATATTGCAGCTGGTGAAGAGATTACTTACAATTACAAATTTCCTTTGGAGGAAAAGAAGATCCCCTGCAACTGTGGTTCCAAGAG GTGTCGTGGCTCAATGAATTGA